In Gadus chalcogrammus isolate NIFS_2021 chromosome 11, NIFS_Gcha_1.0, whole genome shotgun sequence, a single window of DNA contains:
- the LOC130391828 gene encoding teashirt homolog 1-like has translation MPRRKQQEPRRSAAYEPEDDEVKASPHDEEEHLQDDGLSLDGQDAEFLCNEEEEDADGGAAPSYRDSPLSNGTNPDAGYGSPLSDTSDRLTDFKSTCSRDDPERERERERERELEQERERERELEQERERESEAASLPLRPNNGLSLQDSLAQMKAVYANLISDASWSSIAMDIMKSKTASSAALTSDLPTAAPASTAASAAAVPPTSKVSGNHMPSSHHNGRSSSAAVNHSGSGSTNGVAASTASSHSHTHSHGGGGGGGGSSGGASNGSGIAYDWHQAALAKTLQHTPYHLLPEPSLFSTVQLYRQNNKLYGSVFTGASKFRCKDCSAAYDTLVGLTVHMNETGHYRDDNKDKEDDRGKRWSKPRKRSLMEMEGKEDAQKVLKCMYCGHSFESLQDLSVHMIKTKHYQKVPLKEPVPSLATKLVPPSKRRALQDAVISPCSPDSIHASTGGNHLSMMDSSKDSKSTANPYVTPNNRYGYQNGASYTWQFEARKAQILKCMECGSSHDTLQQLTAHMMVTGHFLKVTNSASKKGKQLMFDPVVEEKIQSIPLPPTTTRLPVPCAIKSQPVSPALSSSSEEKREVCAEEKMDVAELGEKKIKEEKEDPGEKTQADGTSYKYLREEDLEEAPKGGLDILKSLENTVSSAISKAQTGTPTWGGYPSIHAAYQLQGSMKSSTTVLPPTVQSIQIQPMYNSGLRGLMSDPNSVLHSPRSPSLTPPLRNNVTAMEELVEKVTGKATAIKKEKEEKLVSLERCRPPSSIKSPSPALREQREHLGSPNDLSVGRPPTVRNSSPGSVDSEPVCKKEPKESLVDGHNNHSKNSSESRQSPVTNGNSMSIITDHSPERPFINPLSALQSIMNTHLGKASKPVSSAADPLSMLYKISNSMMDKPAFNPSPQTKPAEPVNRYPFYETNDQPIDLSKSKSNTNSNSSCAPLLNSNTINGNKPILSLPDSVSSPLRENALMDISDMVKNLTGRLTPKSSTPSSISEKSDADGSTYDDTLEDLSPVQKRKGRQSNWNPQHLLILQAQFASSLRETTEGRYAMTDLGPQERVHICKFTGLSMTTISHWLANVKYQLRRTGGTKFLKNMDSCQPVFLCGDCASQFRTPSAYIGHLETHLGFSLKDLSKLSNEHLREQQAVSKVITDKMTFGSALSALTVPEDDTGSVYQCRLCNRTFVSKHAVKLHLSKTHGKSPEDHLVFVTALEKLEKLDKCEKV, from the coding sequence cctatGAACCTGAGGATGATGAAGTCAAGGCATCCCCACACGACGAGGAAGAGCACTTACAGGACGACGGCCTCTCATTGGACGGTCAGGATGCAGAGTTCCTGTgcaatgaggaagaggaggacgcgGACGGTGGAGCGGCGCCGAGCTACAGAGACTCTCCGCTCAGCAACGGCACCAACCCGGACGCGGGCTACGGCTCCCCGCTCAGCGACACCAGTGACAGGCTCACAGACTTTAAGAGCACCTGCTCCCGGGACGACCccgagagggagcgggagagggagcgggagagggagctggagcaggagagggagcgggagagggagctggagcaggagagggagagggagagcgaggcagCCTCTCTGCCCCTGCGCCCGAACAATGGCCTTTCTCTCCAGGACAGCCTGGCACAAATGAAAGCCGTCTATGCAAACCTCATCTCTGATGCCTCCTGGTCCAGCATCGCCATGGACATCATGAAGTCCAAGACTGCGTCTTCTGCCGCCCTCACCAGTGACCTGCCCACCGCCGCGCCCGCCAGCACCGCTGCTTCCGCCGCCGCCGTTCCTCCCACGAGTAAAGTCAGCGGGAACCACATGCCCAGCAGCCACCACAACGGGAGGAGCTCCAGCGCTGCGGTCAATCACAGTGGGAGCGGGAGCACCAACGGCGTCGCGGCAAGCACTGCGAGCAGCCACAGCCACACCCACAGccacggcggcggtggcggcggcggcggcagcagtgGGGGCGCCAGTAATGGAAGCGGAATAGCTTATGACTGGCACCAGGCGGCCCTCGCAAAGACACTGCAGCACACACCCTACCACCTGCTGCCGGAGCCCAGCCTCTTCAGCACCGTGCAGCTCTACCGCCAGAACAACAAGCTTTACGGCTCAGTCTTCACCGGCGCCAGCAAGTTCCGCTGCAAAGACTGCAGCGCCGCCTATGACACTCTGGTGGGGCTGACGGTGCATATGAACGAGACGGGCCACTACAGAGACGACAACAAAGACAAGGAGGATGACCGGGGGAAGCGCTGGTCCAAGCCCCGCAAGCGCTCTCTGATGGAGATGGAGGGCAAGGAGGACGCGCAGAAGGTGCTGAAGTGCATGTACTGCGGCCACTCCTTTGAGTCCCTGCAGGACCTCAGTGTCCACATGATCAAGACCAAGCATTACCAGAAAGTGCCTCTCAAAGAACCGGTGCCGTCCCTGGCCACCAAACTGGTGCCCCCTTCCAAAAGGCGTGCTCTCCAAGATGCCGTCATCTCCCCGTGCTCGCCAGATTCTATCCACGCCAGCACAGGGGGTAATCACTTGTCAATGATGGATTCGAGCAAAGACTCAAAGTCCACGGCAAACCCCTACGTGACACCCAACAACCGCTACGGTTACCAGAACGGCGCCAGCTACACATGGCAGTTTGAGGCGCGAAAGGCCCAGATTCTGAAGTGCATGGAGTGTGGGAGCTCCCATGACACGCTCCAGCAACTGACCGCCCACATGATGGTTACGGGCCACTTCCTCAAGGTGACCAACTCTGCCTCCAAGAAGGGCAAACAGTTGATGTTTGACCCCGTTGTAGAGGAGAAGATCCAATCGATCCCACTGCCGCCCACAACTACCAGGCTTCCAGTTCCTTGCGCTATTAAGTCCCAACCCGTGTCTCCAGCCCTGTCCTCTAGctcagaggagaagagggaagtTTGTGCGGAAGAAAAGATGGATGTCGCTGAGCTGGGGGAAAAGAAGAttaaagaggagaaagaggaccCGGGGGAGAAGACTCAGGCAGATGGCACCTCCTATAAATACCTCAGagaggaggacctggaggaggcgCCCAAAGGGGGACTGGACATCCTCAAGTCCCTGGAGAACACTGTGTCCAGTGCCATTAGCAAGGCACAGACTGGCACACCGACGTGGGGTGGCTACCCCAGCATTCATGCAGCCTACCAGCTCCAGGGGAGCATGAAGAGCTCCACCACTGTACTGCCTCCAACAGTGCAGAGTATCCAGATACAGCCAATGTACAACAGTGGCCTCAGGGGCCTCATGAGTGACCCAAACTCAGTCCTTCACTCCCCCAGGAGTCCCTCTCTAACTCCCCCGCTTAGGAACAATGTAACTGccatggaggagctggtggagaagGTGACAGGAAAAGCTACCGCCAtcaagaaagagaaggaggaaaagcTGGTGAGCCTTGAGCGCTGCCGACCCCCTTCTTCGATCAagtctccctcccccgccctgaGAGAGCAGAGGGAGCATTTAGGCTCTCCGAATGACCTCTCTGTGGGGAGACCACCCACTGTCAGGAACAGCAGCCCCGGAAGCGTGGATTCAGAACCTGTTTGCAAGAAGGAGCCCAAAGAGAGCCTGGTGGATGGCCACAACAACCACTCCAAAAACAGCTCAGAGTCGCGCCAATCCCCCGTCACTAACGGCAACAGCATGAGCATCATCACCGATCACTCGCCAGAGAGGCCTTTCATTAACCCTCTCAGCGCACTCCAGTCAATCATGAACACGCACCTAGGTAAAGCCTCAAAGCCGGTTAGCTCTGCCGCCGACCCTCTGTCCATGCTGTACAAGATCAGCAACAGCATGATGGACAAGCCCGCGTTTAATCCTTCCCCCCAGACCAAACCAGCTGAGCCCGTCAATCGCTATCCATTTTACGAGACCAACGACCAGCCAATTGACTTGAGCAAATCAAAGTCCAACACTAACAGCAACAGCAGTTGCGCTCCACTACTCAACAGCAACACTATCAACGGTAACAAGcccattctgtctctccctgattccgtctcctctcctctgagaGAGAACGCTCTGATGGACATCTCCGACATGGTGAAGAACCTCACAGGAAGACTGACGCCCAagtcctccaccccctcctccatctccgaGAAGTCGGACGCGGACGGCAGCACGTACGACGACACTCTGGAGGACCTCTCCCCGGTCCAGAAGAGGAAAGGGCGGCAGTCCAACTGGAACCCTCAGCACCTCCTCATCCTACAGGCGCAGTTTGCCTCCAGTCTGAGGGAGACCACAGAGGGCCGCTATGCCATGACTGACCTGGGGCCCCAAGAGAGGGTCCACATTTGCAAGTTCACGGGCCTCTCCATGACCACGATCTCCCACTGGCTGGCCAACGTCAAGTACCAGCTGAGACGCACCGGGGGCACCAAGTTTCTAAAGAACATGGACTCTTGCCAGCCGGTGTTCCTATGCGGTGACTGTGCCTCCCAGTTCAGGACTCCCTCTGCCTACATCGGCCACCTGGAGACTCACCTGGGCTTCAGCTTGAAGGACCTGTCCAAGCTGTCCAACGAACACCTACGGGAGCAGCAGGCTGTCTCCAAGGTGATCACAGACAAAATGACATTTGGTAGCGCCCTGTCGGCACTGACGGTGCCGGAGGACGACACGGGTTCCGTGTACCAGTGCAGACTTTGCAATCGGACCTTCGTCAGCAAACACGCGGTTAAACTGCACCTCAGCAAGACCCACGGCAAGTCTCCAGAGGATCACCTGGTGTTTGTCACCGCCTTAGAGAAACTAGAGAAGCTGGATAAGTGCGAGAAGGTTTGA